ATACAATTACTATATATTTAAAGCcgaatttctcttgaaatatcTCCCTTGCCTCTTTTTCGGTCGTGTCCGACAGAAACTTAGGCGTGATCCCTTGTTAAACGGTAGCAACATACTGCGGCTTCTGACTGGCACCCACATCAAAGAACTGGCTGTGGGCATTTCAAacaactaagggctggatagcccAGTTGGTACTGCGCTGTGTCTGTTATCCAAACGCCACTGGTTCGAAGCCAGTTCTAGCCATGACAATTTCTTTGctcctttttaatattttgttgtagTGATTCAGTACTTATAAACGATTATCCTTGCTTGTATAAGCTCTATAGTTGATTACTGTAATAAGTTTAGCAGCGTACAACAACATCAGACTTATTGGTGTTTGCCAAGCAGAACAGAAATGACACAGGGAGGAGGTAGAGAAGAGACCATGGTATGTTTCGTTACCTTAATGAGAAAGCACCGGATTAGGGGTGGGGAAGTGGGTGTAGAAGATACCCCATGGCCTCACGAAACTTAAGCATGCCGTATATTGGTTGGATCTTTGCAATCATAATATCAACTTCAGTATAGTATTATTGATCACAGTGCTACTAAATTAATACAGAAAGAAAACCAATATgcaatgtaaaatattaaagttgatccatgtatttgttttgatatatatggagaaaaagaaagagaaaggcACCACAGAGTTTGGTGAAGTACCATATGTGAGAAGAAGCCCGAGTATTGCTCGGTAGTAGCATAAAGAACACTGTCAGGTACAATCAATTTTTAGCCcaaaaaggaatgaaaaaagGGGCCGTGGTGGGGTGTAGTTTAAAGAGGTCTAACTTTCATTTCGGTAAATTTCAGATTACAGTTTCCCCCAGGAAGGCCAGTCCATTCAATACAAGCATCCACAAAGTCACCAGTGCGAAAGAAATAGCGAGAGTTGAGATCACATTCGTCGCATCGGTTGTACCACCAGGCACTGCCCTGTGACAAGGCACAATTACCAGTACCGTGTTTGTCATTATCGTTGTCGGTAGTTGTGAAGGACATATTTCTGTGAATTGCAAATGAGTCTGTGCCtgtaaccaaatatgaaaaaaagaattaaaccGATAACCAAACAAGGTATAGGTACGTGATCAATCTGTGTGCAGAGAGAATTGCatatatttattgaaaatatatatttaagtttaatcttatacaaaaattaattgtaaaatattctttatattgttATTCCTGTGCCAGAAATCAATATGGAAAAGAGAAATATGCCACACTGGTAGTTGAAAACCACCTCTTAGTTTTTGTTGTCCCAACCTCAATTCTATAAGACATTGTTTCATTCTTATTGTTTACCGATTTCTCAATTCCTATTCTTATCGATATATTAATTATTCCGTCGTTCTCAAttgcatatttaaataaaaCGAAAATACttaagcatatatattttgaaaaggtATTGAGTAGAACAAAATACTAACATGTACTTTCCGGCAAGTATTGTCCGAGCTCAACCAGTCTGTATTTACTGCTCTCGTCACTGATTCGGAATCGATCATATATGGCAAAGTAAGGAACGTCGTGTTGGTTATTCATATCAATCCGAATCTCATACTTCTTTTGATTCGTCAAGAGAGAGATTTTGTCGTTACCTAACCAAAATTCCCCGTTCAGAAAACCAAATCCATGTTTGTAATCGTACCACTCACGGAAGAAATCTACGGACCCGTCAACGCGACGCTGGATTATCTGTCGAATGCGATTTATTTGAGAAGGCGGTTGAATAAAAGTGAAAACTTAAAGCTGCAATTTAAGTATACGGTTGCAACTTTGCATCACTTTTACTCGttgttgaaataaataacttatgTATAAATTCTTGCGTACTTTAAACGGGTTTACAGCATAGGAAAATGTTTTGCCGTCTGACCCGTGCTTTCGTTTGAGTTTAGTCTGACCAGTGCTTTAGTTTGAGTTGTTCTTACATTTTCCTACTTATGGTTTACATTTGTAAGGAGTTTTTTCTTGATTCGCTCCTTGAGATCATTAATCGTTATGGCATACACTCTCAAGGGATAGAGGCAGTGGTTGGTCAGAGACTACAGCCATGGAGCGCGGGTCAATGAGGAAGCCTTATTTTcagaatggaatggaatcatCAGCTATTTaggaaatgacgtcatcagcaAGTTTCATGAAAGGAGCATTCTCTGCGGGAATTTAGCATATTTATTCAAAAAGTCAATATCTTAAATGGAAAGGCGCAGGTGAGGTGGTTTATACAAACAGCCTTCTGATAAAAACTATGTTCCCTATCTTCCCCAAAATCCTATTCACAAGGACTCATTTTGTTTAATCCACGTTAGTACTTGTCAATGTCCCGTAGATAACTCTTTCTGAGTTTAGCAGATTAtcacaaatgaatatatgaaatatttaaatgcaGAAACTCACATTTCGACGGGTTAACAGAGTTTTTAGGGACATAGACAGGGATTCTAACTGTAGACTTCACAGACCCACTCACAGACCCACACACAGACCCACTCTCAGACCCACACACAAACCCACTCTCAGACCCACTCTCTCTCATGTCAGCATGTGGCTTGATCAAACTAATTTTGATAAAACTATATCAGTTTAACTGCATATATTGCTGGTTCCGCTAGTGTGATTTCCTTCTAATTGACGAACAAAATATAGAGAAATTCTTCAACTTAACTTACAGTCCAACCCCCTCCATCAATCGAGTTGTTACAATATACACGGAAAGGTTCTAGAGCATCGTCCGGCTGAATAAGATAAACTCCAGACTTCTTAGTAGAAAATCTTGATGAGAACTTCATGAGATAGTCACGGACTTCAGAACAATCTCTCGGGTACTCGCTTCCTGGTAATTGAAAAATGACGTGATTGCGTAAGCTGATCAATGACTGAAATGAGTAATTCACGAATAATCTTTGTTTATATTAACATTATTGAGTCAAATTTGACATAAATACTCCTTGGATTTTATATTcagtttttatatataatacacaGACTATTATAGACTATAAAGACTAGTTTCTGAATACCTGTATAAGGTACATGCtgtatacatatgcatatgTTCGTTGCATTACATTGTTCAATGTCTCATATACTGTGTCACTGGGTAGATATCATTGAATTTTGGTAacattaaataacattaaatgTTTTTGCCTTgaaattattgttgtgattttcttttataaaacaCTACTTCGATAGGGGTAACAATCTCTGCCTACCTACCCATATACATCCCCATGTCTTTCCCAGTCCTACATTAATGTGTGTTGAACCCGTTTAGTATACGATCAAAGCATTGACCACAGATCTCGTTAAAATTATATTCATCTAAAATTATATCGAATCCACAATTACTGACTTCTCAAAATCTCAGTGTAGCCAAAAATATATGTGTCTTGTAAGTCGGTGGATCGCTAAAGATGATACAACTCTCTTCTAGCAATTCAAATGCTATAGCGATTCTAAGAGCATCGAATTTAAATACGTTAAGCGGCCTTTCAGCTGTATTCGAATACCGTAGCTTTAATTGTAGGGATTACTTCTGTCTTTAACAGACACTGTCTTTCTAtgaaaatgttatcatatctatTGATTGAAGTAAAAACTGCTGACCTGTTTACAAGGGCATTTATAAAGAATGTAATGACAGGAAATCACGCGAAGACGGATTAGTTGTAAATAGTTGGGGGACTTAAACTACACAACTCTGTTAGCGGTCGAATGCAGACAAAGAGAGGGCGCCACGCGAACAAGTTTGTACGGTTATTTTAAGCTGACAAAAAATTGGGCATCTTATCCATTATTCAATCTGTGTTACAATTGTATTAAGATGAGTGACTAGGAGATTTTATATGAAAGGTTGTATTTCTCgaaaataatatcaatttacCAATAGTGTTGCTTGAGAGGGATATGGTACGTAAGTGTTAGAGAGGGAGGGACAGGACTTATTTGTGGGATTCATATTTTTTACCACTGGCCACAAAAGTGACGTTAATGGGAAGAAAAGGAACATGATGTTTTGCTACATACAAAACTATTTCTTGTTGGTTCACGTTACGATAATTAAAGTCTAACTTTGTACGGTCGACTAAATTTTACTACGCtacaatttatttataattgcTTCTTGTTATACTGTCAACCAGATATCTTGATTtgtatgtaggtatgtatgtattttagaacCTTCTGCTAGCAGAAACTCGCgtagaagcctcattggcttatcaaagccgcaagctgaccgacgtcagtctcttagattcgtTCGTTTAACGTCCAATGATGATGaattttcaaatgtcaacaactctgtaactggaccacatacattaatcttggagtgactcgaaccggggaccttatgattggaaggcaccgacgttaaccactgagctaacacttttAGTTTCGGCCCAAGGCCTCTTatcattcgctttaccagataaaattgttcacgagTTCTTACAagcaccagctatcctgagggaaacttcggaaggaaccagctactaAATGGTTCGATACAActttcgcccctatactcaggtcggCTGATCGATTTGCACGTCACAACCGCTGCGGACATCTACCAGAGTTTCCTCTTGCCTCTTCCTGTCCAAGAATATATAGTTCACCATTATTCGGGTTTTGGCATTCTTGTTCTTCCTCTgctccaccggacgagccgCTTTCGAGGCGCTTCACCGAGCCACTCCACGAGCCGCTCCATCGGACGAGCCGATTTCACGCGTAGCTTGCCAGATGAAACAGTTCATTAGCAATGAAATAGACAACATACTTGGTAATATCATCATAACGCATGTTTGGGTAAATGTCATTGATGACATTTAGATGATATGATTTAATGACTTTATCCTTTCTACAGTAGTCGTGTTTTTTTTGAAGGATAACGCtctatattaattcaaatagaaatgttataaTGTTGCAGTGCTTATTGGATGTCATATCGAGTGAGATTTTGGGAgcggattccccccccccctccagtggtagtatctatatatatatatatatatctatatatatatatatatatctttatatatatatagagatatatatatatatatatatatatatctcgaaCTCGATAATCTTGTTCATATACGGTACTTTTCTTTCTACATCTAGAGAtcaacatgatatatatatatatatatatatatatatatatatatatatatatatatatatatatatatatatatataggtcaatTGTTATATTGACAATTGGACATATTCTTCTAGGAGCAGGGATACGGTGGAGTGTGGGGCGTCACCGTTTGAAAATGTGATCATAAAGACCTATAAATGCAATTATGATAAAGCATACAGTTTACTGATTTAACTTTGGACACTCACTCACCCTTTGTCACCCTCGCgcacccctcacccccttctCCTCCTATTACATCTCCTCTCCCCTTCTCACCCTCTTACATTTCCCTCTTCCTCGAACTCGATAATCTTGTTCATATACGGTACTTTTATTTCTACATCTTCTACTATACGTATAAGCAATAATACAACCGTCATCTTGTATGCAATTCAGAAAAGGTTATATAAGAAAGCCTGTCGTTAAACACTGGCAGCaataattgatttattaaacGTAACGTTAAGTTTGACTTGACAAGACTCTTCGACCGATGAGCCGAGAATTATGTCGTCTTATATGTTTACAAgaggaacaattaaaaatcagTAATCGCACAAAATGAACTAAATTCAGGCTATGATTTTTATGAGGTCGTAATAACCTTGAAGCGAGcgacccttttttttttaataatgtagAATTTTGAAGCCGTGGTTGCTTCTAGCAAGATAATGATAATTTGATAATGATAATTTGTACACAATGAACAGTTTAAAGACACACTTCtcagaaatgtttgtttcaattgGCCATTCAAGTGATTCAACAAGCAATTCATAAACTCAACATGATACGGTATAAAACGGGGGAGGTTTCCTGTATCTCTTtacattattacattttttcaatattattattattatcaccacAATCATGGTAAATCTACTTTGAGGTAAATATATCTATTCTTAGAATTTTGTTATTATGTTTccatattgatattttaatCGTCATATGGCTTTATCAATGctttcatataggcctattattaataaaaatgagcAAGGTTCAGTCGTGTTAATTATGGCCTATACACGGTATAGAAAGCGAATTTGGAAGGAAAATGTAAAGAGTTCTTTCAGAGACAAAATAATCTTTCTTGatgattaattttgaaagtgtCTAAATGGTTGTATTATAGGACTAATGATTTCActttttaatgtaatatttccTCGTAGACGTGTATATTccagaaaatattattaaaagttatcGTGTCCTCATATACTTGTAACGGACATACTTTATTATGTGCAAATcaagatttattttcaatattttatcccGTCACTgaacatttatgttaattatattgTTTACAATGTTATCTACATAAAAAGAACAGCGAATCAAATTTTATGAGATGCAGGTCCATTTACAGATTTACATGTATAAATTGAAGGTAACAGTGTACATTGCGCATATAGGGAATGGTTaaccacccaccccaccaccacggACTCCCATGGGGTTTATGCGAGACCTGGATATgagtataaaaattaattagtaGACAGAATACTGCCTTAATGGAAAACACTTTCTTCACCTTTTCCTTAGCTTATTCTTATACGCGGAGCTTTGCTCCATAATCGTTGTAAAACCGACATCATTGGTTGCGTATACCGTATAGTTTGTAGGTTATGATGTACATACATGAATATTGTCCTATACTTGCGTATCTGTCTCGACGCTTGAGATTAGTCTTAGGAGGAATCGTCCTATCTTTAATGGAACACAAACCCACAAACATTATCTTAAGTCTGTAATGCTTTCATAGGACAGAAAGCATATGCAATGAACCACTTCTGAACCACTGGGTCCGGGCGTACCGATTTACCGCTGCAGCATTGGTCCTGTGCGCCGGAAGCATTAGGCCCAGAAGGCGCCGATTTCCTCTTGATTGCGAAAGGTGAGTACGAGGCGCCAAGTGTGCCACATCTTTAAAgcaaacctcccccccccccccctgtctgGTAGATCACTGAAAATGTAGCAGTATTGTGTATGGGAGGGATATCGTGGTTTAAATATCGTATCAATTCggaatatataaacatttatttatatatatatatatatatatatatatatatgtatgtatatatatatatacatatatatatatatatatatatatatatatatatatatatgtgtgtgtagaaaaaccagagaaataatagagaaataaaatatatatatatatatatatatgtatatatattataacgaaaatccatgtttactcctaaagaaaatatatttagagaaaaccagagaaataagatatgacgcatcattgacaaataaggagtaacgTTTTAGAAACTATATTTACCtacgtcagcaatacttggcagtcgaatgaaaagtacaaaatgtaacacaatgaaagtatgatgcTAATTAAGTGAAatttgcattgatggaattagaacgaattaaaataaaattatattattttcttcattgGTGGCGATTTGTAGTAGCTGGTAAACAGCAAAAGGGTAAACGAAAAAGGGCGAAACGAAATAAAAACTAACGCTGTCACTAAACTGCATTTGTGTGGGACTACCAATATAACTATAATATACTGAAATCTAAAGATTCAAACTTATAAACCTTGTACCAAAACGCATGGCGCTAACTTCcagtttttattttctctgtaacattttcaaaataaaaataagatatTATATTTCTAACATTTATAAGTAAGTGTTACATTTTAATAATGATAAACGTATATTTGTATCActcaatattcatatatatccATCGTAACTATAAaacattatgcatattcatcgCTTTGGCGGCCATATTTGAAACGTAACCTAATGGTTCTGGGTTGCTATGAGTTACAGGTATACATAAAGTATATTCACACTTGACAATCAGTTCAGTTGTCTTGATGTGATTCTTAGCTTGCATCGTCTGTTTTCCAACTATTTACTTCGT
This window of the Apostichopus japonicus isolate 1M-3 chromosome 9, ASM3797524v1, whole genome shotgun sequence genome carries:
- the LOC139973018 gene encoding ficolin-2-like, with protein sequence MKFSSRFSTKKSGVYLIQPDDALEPFRVYCNNSIDGGGWTIIQRRVDGSVDFFREWYDYKHGFGFLNGEFWLGNDKISLLTNQKKYEIRIDMNNQHDVPYFAIYDRFRISDESSKYRLVELGQYLPESTCTDSFAIHRNMSFTTTDNDNDKHGTGNCALSQGSAWWYNRCDECDLNSRYFFRTGDFVDACIEWTGLPGGNCNLKFTEMKVRPL